The Lepeophtheirus salmonis chromosome 1, UVic_Lsal_1.4, whole genome shotgun sequence genome has a segment encoding these proteins:
- the LOC121115622 gene encoding trypsin, protein MMKGIVALLTLVAFSQGRRFDYSNKEIFKNPKVIGGEVVEPNSIPYQLSIKNRGFHFCGGSIYDETTAITAAHCCVVINVDITTVVAGDHNQLFPSKNEQILKIKKVITNPDFGTNGLNNDICVLILEEPFVFNDKVDKVKLPKQDQEFEGKAVVSGWGSRIEGFPGSFKLFKAELTLLDSKKCHQLFGDNFDETMICANGVDEMKGSCHGDSGGPLVCEGGVQCGLVSWGIRCGAPEYPGVYVKLSHFIDWIKEQL, encoded by the exons ATGATGAAAGGAATTGTTGCACTATTGACCCTTGTGGCCTTTTCTCAAGGAAGAAGATTTGACTATTCAAATAAGGAAatcttcaaaaatccaaaagtcATTGGTGGAGAAGTAGTAGAACCTAATTCTATCCCATATCAGCTGTCCATCAAGAACAGGGGATTCCATTTCTGTGGTGGATCTATTTACGATGAG ACAACTGCCATCACAGCCGCCCATTGCTGCGTAGTAATAAATGTTGACATTACTACTGTTGTGGCTGGAGATCACAATCAATTGTTTCCAtctaaaaatgaacaaattttaaagattaagaaGGTCATTACTAATCCTGACTTTGGAACCAATggattaaataatgatatttgtgTTCTTATTTTGGAGGAACCCTTTGTTTTTAACga TAAAGTGGATAAGGTCAAACTGCCTAAGCAAGATCAGGAATTTGAAGGAAAAGCCGTTGTATCAGGATGGGGATCACGTATTGAAGGGTTTCCTGGATCTTTCAAGCTTTTTAAGGCTGAGCTTACACTCCTCGACAGTAAAA AATGCCATCAATTGTTTGGGGATAATTTCGATGAAACAATGATTTGTGCTAATGGAGTGGATGAGATGAAAGGTTCTTGTCATGGAGATTCTGGAGGACCTCTTGTTTGTGAAGGAGGGGTTCAATGTGGTCTTGTATCTTGGGGTATTCGTTGTGGAGCCCCGGAATACCCTGGTGTTTATGTAAAACTGAGTCATTTTATTGATTGGATCAAGGAACagttataa